A window of the Chloroflexus sp. Y-396-1 genome harbors these coding sequences:
- the greA gene encoding transcription elongation factor GreA: MTEKPTYLTREGRARLEAELEHLITVERKQIAERIAAAKELGDISESGEYEDAKKAQALLEGRIRELKHLLSRAEVIDEDQASNGEVRLGSSVTVRFEDDGTEETWTIVGSAEANPRQGRISNESPLGAALLGKRARNKVTVHTPSGVMKLTILKVR; the protein is encoded by the coding sequence ATGACAGAGAAGCCAACTTATCTGACTCGCGAAGGTCGCGCCCGTTTGGAGGCCGAGCTTGAGCACCTCATCACCGTAGAGCGTAAACAGATTGCCGAACGGATCGCCGCGGCCAAAGAATTAGGCGATATTTCCGAGAGCGGTGAATATGAAGATGCCAAGAAGGCACAGGCTCTATTAGAAGGTCGCATTCGCGAGCTGAAGCACTTGCTTTCACGCGCCGAAGTGATCGACGAAGATCAGGCCAGCAACGGCGAAGTACGACTTGGTTCGTCTGTAACCGTTCGCTTTGAAGATGATGGCACAGAAGAGACGTGGACGATTGTTGGTAGCGCCGAAGCTAATCCCCGTCAGGGGCGTATCTCCAACGAATCGCCACTCGGTGCTGCTCTCCTCGGTAAGCGAGCCAGAAACAAGGTGACGGTACATACTCCTTCCGGCGTCATGAAGTTGACGATTCTCAAAGTGCGATAG
- a CDS encoding NAD-dependent epimerase/dehydratase family protein, whose translation MMRVLINGAKGMLSARVAQLLSQQYEVIVLGRQPPEAPIGHADWLTAHLDRHQLLELLRATQIETVIHFDLLGFNEPLPDHETTVQHNVIGTMELLGACRAAGVRHIVLRSHGWIYGASPLNPLFISEEHPIRTQHYRGLLRTLGEVEQIVADFAARHPQITVTVLRCAPLLSPQSHLMRYLCSPSPQVLFGFDPMIQLLHVDDAAQAVVAAVQQPIGGAFNIAPSQPMPISQVIRRLGHQPVPVLGPLFNNQPPPGWPFEVDFLRYRCTIDPQRACRLLGWSARYDMATALDALKPLSPEEERTTAARALSEFLNRRRKTDERRAG comes from the coding sequence ATGATGCGGGTGCTCATTAATGGCGCAAAAGGGATGCTGAGCGCACGAGTGGCGCAGTTGCTGAGTCAGCAGTATGAGGTAATCGTGCTAGGTCGTCAGCCACCAGAAGCACCGATCGGGCATGCTGATTGGCTAACTGCACACCTTGATCGTCATCAATTGCTTGAACTCTTGCGCGCAACACAGATTGAGACGGTCATCCATTTCGATTTGTTGGGCTTCAACGAGCCATTGCCCGATCACGAAACCACTGTCCAGCATAATGTTATTGGGACGATGGAGCTACTCGGTGCCTGTCGTGCTGCCGGAGTACGCCACATCGTGCTACGAAGTCATGGCTGGATTTACGGCGCCAGTCCGCTTAATCCGTTGTTCATCAGCGAAGAACATCCGATCAGAACCCAGCATTATCGTGGACTGTTACGTACCCTTGGTGAGGTTGAACAGATCGTTGCCGACTTCGCCGCTCGTCATCCTCAAATTACGGTGACGGTGTTACGTTGTGCACCATTGCTAAGTCCGCAAAGCCATCTCATGCGCTACCTCTGTTCGCCATCGCCTCAGGTACTGTTCGGTTTTGACCCGATGATCCAGTTGTTGCACGTAGACGATGCTGCCCAGGCTGTGGTCGCCGCCGTCCAGCAACCGATTGGCGGGGCATTTAATATCGCTCCTTCTCAACCAATGCCGATCAGTCAGGTGATCCGACGGCTTGGTCATCAGCCAGTTCCGGTGTTGGGACCGCTTTTCAACAATCAGCCACCACCAGGATGGCCTTTCGAGGTCGATTTTTTACGCTACCGCTGTACTATCGATCCGCAACGGGCCTGTCGCCTATTGGGATGGTCGGCAAGGTACGATATGGCGACAGCTCTCGACGCGCTCAAACCACTATCACCGGAAGAGGAACGCACAACGGCTGCGCGTGCGCTCAGTGAATTTTTGAACCGTAGGAGAAAAACCGATGAACGACGAGCCGGTTGA
- a CDS encoding type II toxin-antitoxin system death-on-curing family toxin, producing MLDEESAEIIYLTKDDVLDLHTFVVERYGGLFGIKSQDRLQMVLQAPRQHLFGTELYPDLCSKAAVFTFLLVKHHPFNSANEATAFLSLLRFLTINRACLRLEVGPDEIAWVFRALSHGDMDREELERWLRENVGTLP from the coding sequence ATGCTTGACGAAGAATCAGCGGAGATCATCTATCTGACAAAGGATGATGTCCTTGATCTGCATACGTTTGTGGTCGAAAGGTACGGCGGTCTATTCGGGATTAAGAGTCAGGATCGTTTGCAAATGGTATTACAAGCGCCACGACAACACCTCTTCGGCACAGAATTGTATCCCGATCTGTGCAGTAAGGCCGCCGTCTTTACCTTTTTACTCGTGAAGCATCATCCCTTTAACTCGGCAAATGAGGCTACTGCCTTTCTTAGTTTGCTACGTTTCCTTACGATCAATCGTGCCTGTTTACGACTGGAAGTTGGGCCAGATGAGATTGCCTGGGTATTTCGGGCATTAAGCCACGGTGATATGGATCGGGAAGAGCTTGAGCGCTGGCTACGCGAGAATGTAGGAACGTTACCATGA
- a CDS encoding lysophospholipid acyltransferase family protein, producing the protein MNDEPVDSQPTAAEPRRSRRRRAQTVTVETEQVSIQAPTDHSGIDGTVPGTVAPSPSTPKSLEWDEPTPARRTGEQLFEVEIDIRQQSNQQPPPQAALAHFAAGVVRLIGENLQRMTQEQIERVNSMLQGVDLRDYLDPDFWKGIGMVLRYQIDEQVNFIQRRLRGEYSTDPFGMDREIIEIARPFLTFMYTTWWRVTATGLEHVPAQGRALLVANHSGVLPWDGAMIATAVANEHPAQNERIVRSLHLHWFTTLPVIAPTLAALGQVPGIPENAIRLLEQDELVCVFPEGLKGVGKLFKDRYKLARFGRGGFVQAALRTQAPIIPVAVVGAEEIYPMLANAEGIAKLFGFPYFPLTPFFPWLGLLGVIPLPTRWSITFCPPIATNEYEPAAADDPITVLALSEQVREIIQETINQKLAERTSVF; encoded by the coding sequence ATGAACGACGAGCCGGTTGATTCCCAGCCCACAGCCGCAGAACCGCGTCGCTCACGCCGACGGCGAGCACAGACGGTGACCGTGGAAACAGAACAGGTATCGATCCAGGCTCCAACCGATCATTCCGGCATTGATGGTACCGTTCCCGGAACAGTTGCTCCATCACCATCAACACCGAAATCGTTGGAATGGGATGAACCAACACCAGCTCGTCGAACCGGAGAGCAACTATTTGAAGTGGAGATTGATATTCGCCAACAGAGCAATCAACAACCGCCACCACAGGCGGCATTAGCTCATTTTGCGGCTGGTGTTGTGCGGCTGATCGGTGAAAATCTCCAACGTATGACCCAAGAGCAGATCGAGCGGGTTAATAGCATGCTGCAAGGCGTCGATCTGCGCGATTACCTCGATCCCGATTTCTGGAAGGGCATCGGAATGGTATTGCGTTATCAGATCGACGAACAGGTCAATTTTATTCAACGCCGACTACGCGGTGAGTATAGTACCGATCCCTTCGGCATGGATCGCGAGATTATCGAGATCGCCCGCCCATTTCTTACCTTTATGTATACGACGTGGTGGCGAGTAACTGCCACTGGTCTTGAACACGTACCGGCTCAGGGTCGAGCCTTACTGGTCGCGAACCACAGTGGAGTCTTACCCTGGGACGGGGCAATGATTGCAACTGCGGTTGCTAATGAACATCCGGCTCAGAACGAACGGATTGTGCGCTCGTTGCACTTACACTGGTTTACGACGTTGCCGGTGATAGCCCCTACACTCGCGGCACTTGGTCAGGTACCTGGGATTCCGGAGAACGCAATTCGGTTGCTCGAACAGGATGAATTGGTCTGTGTCTTCCCTGAAGGTCTGAAAGGGGTGGGAAAGCTCTTTAAAGATCGCTACAAGCTGGCTCGCTTTGGTCGCGGTGGGTTTGTACAGGCAGCGTTGCGCACTCAGGCGCCTATTATACCGGTCGCCGTTGTTGGTGCCGAAGAGATTTACCCGATGCTGGCCAATGCTGAGGGAATTGCGAAGTTATTTGGTTTTCCTTATTTCCCGCTTACTCCTTTCTTCCCGTGGTTAGGTTTGTTGGGTGTCATTCCATTGCCCACTCGCTGGAGCATCACTTTCTGCCCTCCGATTGCCACCAATGAATACGAACCAGCGGCCGCCGATGATCCTATTACGGTACTGGCTTTATCAGAGCAGGTGCGTGAGATTATCCAGGAGACAATTAATCAGAAGCTGGCTGAACGCACGTCAGTATTTTGA
- a CDS encoding DNA translocase FtsK, translating to MASRSGNKASGKQRTTSNRSRKGKARGAWPVALRPEHQRELFALGLILLAAITIIFVFTGESGGLGRLYLDLVHTLFGAGIFFVPLTLLVIGIAILWQEQITDASLSGANVLGTVLVLLAMLGLLEVPVHDILLPDRMNEGGGLIGYWLLELLQVAIGRIAAVIVILALGLIGLLLTFNLTVRELVLGMIERTTAFWQMLWNAPPRSPSQQSTVLRRGGSDLLFAPPPQGIVDDIVPTPIAARPTRASLFQRPTPELPPPADKSPPPQKPIPPVKSEPVQEVVQEPLDGFELSSVRRAWPLPALDLLLERTVDGGITDEERRLKARVIEETLASFKVEARVVGVNTGPAVTQFELQPAVGVKVAKIMTLERDLALALAAQSIRIEAPIPGKNVVGIEIPNSAIAMVTLREVLDSEEYESHRGRLKLPLGKDVSGTPVIADLTKMPHLLVAGATGSGKSVAINAFLCGLLLKHTPDELKFILIDPKMVEMIVYNHIPHLLSPVVTEVERVVPTLKWATREMERRYKIFARNACRNIDSYRQLARKRADLEPMPYIVIVIDELADLMMMAADEVETYICRLAQMARATGIHLIIATQRPSVDVITGLIKANFPSRIAFAVTSQVDSRVILDVPGAEHLLGRGDMLYMAADSSKLVRIQGTYVADREVERIVEFWRNAAPPTEAKSAETASDTRTDQAATSGDNFKPPADFLSPAEQDELLPQAIALVSQHQRASASLLQRRLRIGYSKAQQLIDLLEQQGYVGPAEGGRSREVLRRDSPPVS from the coding sequence ATGGCTTCACGTAGCGGGAACAAAGCGTCAGGAAAACAGCGCACCACGAGCAATCGTAGTCGAAAGGGCAAGGCACGCGGAGCCTGGCCGGTTGCCCTGCGCCCCGAACATCAGCGTGAACTCTTTGCCCTCGGTCTGATCCTGCTGGCCGCGATAACGATCATTTTTGTTTTTACCGGTGAGTCTGGTGGGCTGGGGCGTCTTTACCTCGATCTGGTACATACTTTGTTCGGCGCCGGTATCTTCTTTGTACCGCTTACCCTCCTGGTCATTGGTATCGCTATTTTGTGGCAGGAACAGATAACCGATGCCAGCCTGAGCGGTGCGAATGTACTGGGGACAGTTCTAGTGTTGCTGGCAATGCTAGGCTTGCTAGAAGTGCCGGTGCATGACATCCTCCTCCCTGACAGAATGAATGAGGGTGGTGGCCTGATTGGATACTGGCTACTCGAACTTCTACAGGTAGCAATTGGGCGCATTGCGGCGGTGATCGTGATCTTGGCGTTGGGTCTGATAGGCTTACTTCTCACTTTTAACCTCACCGTTCGCGAGTTGGTATTGGGTATGATTGAGCGCACGACTGCATTCTGGCAGATGCTCTGGAACGCCCCACCCCGCTCGCCATCACAGCAGTCAACAGTGCTGCGTCGTGGCGGCAGTGATTTACTCTTTGCGCCACCTCCTCAGGGAATTGTTGATGATATTGTGCCAACTCCTATCGCCGCTCGCCCTACACGGGCCAGTCTATTCCAGCGCCCTACGCCTGAGTTGCCGCCACCAGCCGATAAATCACCTCCCCCGCAAAAACCGATTCCACCGGTGAAATCAGAGCCTGTACAGGAGGTTGTCCAGGAACCGCTCGATGGATTTGAACTATCATCGGTGCGTCGGGCCTGGCCTCTACCGGCCCTTGATCTGTTACTTGAACGCACTGTTGATGGTGGTATCACTGATGAAGAACGACGGCTGAAAGCTCGTGTGATCGAAGAGACGCTGGCCAGTTTCAAAGTTGAAGCGCGGGTGGTTGGTGTTAATACCGGCCCGGCAGTCACTCAGTTTGAGCTGCAACCGGCAGTTGGGGTCAAGGTCGCGAAAATTATGACGCTGGAACGCGATCTGGCGTTGGCGCTGGCTGCGCAATCGATCCGGATTGAAGCGCCAATTCCTGGCAAAAATGTGGTCGGGATTGAGATTCCTAACAGCGCCATTGCGATGGTTACCCTGCGCGAAGTGCTCGACAGCGAAGAGTACGAGTCGCACCGTGGCCGCCTGAAACTGCCGTTGGGGAAGGACGTAAGTGGTACGCCGGTGATTGCCGATCTGACCAAAATGCCGCACTTACTGGTCGCCGGTGCTACCGGTTCTGGGAAGTCGGTGGCAATTAATGCCTTTCTCTGCGGTCTGTTGCTGAAACATACCCCCGATGAACTCAAATTCATTCTGATCGACCCTAAAATGGTCGAGATGATCGTCTACAACCATATTCCGCATCTGCTTTCTCCGGTAGTGACTGAGGTAGAACGGGTTGTGCCAACGCTGAAGTGGGCTACTCGTGAGATGGAGCGCCGCTACAAAATCTTTGCCCGTAATGCCTGTCGTAACATCGATAGTTATCGCCAATTGGCGCGAAAACGGGCCGATCTCGAACCGATGCCATATATTGTGATTGTGATTGACGAGCTAGCAGATCTGATGATGATGGCTGCTGATGAGGTTGAAACCTATATCTGTCGGTTGGCGCAGATGGCCCGTGCGACGGGTATTCATTTGATCATTGCCACTCAACGCCCGTCAGTCGATGTGATTACCGGTTTGATTAAGGCAAATTTCCCTTCACGGATCGCCTTCGCGGTAACCTCACAGGTCGATAGCCGCGTTATCCTTGATGTGCCCGGTGCTGAACATCTGTTAGGTCGTGGTGATATGCTATATATGGCTGCTGACTCGTCTAAACTGGTGCGTATCCAGGGCACTTACGTTGCCGACCGCGAAGTTGAGCGGATCGTTGAGTTCTGGCGTAATGCTGCTCCTCCCACCGAGGCGAAGTCGGCTGAAACGGCGAGTGATACTCGTACCGATCAGGCTGCCACCAGTGGAGATAATTTTAAACCACCAGCCGACTTTCTCTCGCCCGCCGAACAAGATGAGCTGTTGCCCCAGGCGATTGCGCTTGTCTCGCAACACCAGCGCGCTTCAGCTTCCCTTCTCCAACGGCGGCTCCGCATTGGTTACTCGAAGGCCCAGCAGTTGATCGATCTGCTGGAGCAACAGGGGTATGTCGGTCCTGCTGAAGGTGGCCGCTCTCGAGAAGTACTCAGGCGGGATAGTCCACCGGTATCATAG
- a CDS encoding Flp family type IVb pilin has protein sequence MLAHMLFLIRRLEQQRERGQGLAEYGLIITLIALVCVLAISAVGGSLADMYNTVAALFQ, from the coding sequence ATGCTTGCCCACATGTTGTTCCTGATACGTCGATTAGAGCAGCAACGCGAACGGGGTCAGGGACTGGCCGAGTACGGATTGATTATTACGTTAATTGCACTTGTTTGTGTTCTGGCAATCAGTGCTGTCGGCGGTTCACTGGCTGATATGTATAATACGGTAGCTGCTCTCTTTCAGTAA
- a CDS encoding alpha/beta fold hydrolase, producing the protein MLRQVTLRDGAIIAYHDVGSGLPLLLMHGFTGTARSHLGLLIDELSPDYRIIAPDLRGYGASRPPNRNFPPDFYQRDADDMAELLDMLRPEPVVVMGFSDGAESALLLAARRPDLVRGVVAWGVSGVISQAMVDAVQDWLPVSAWGEQRAAWRDEIIALHGREQLEPMIEGWVRAAEAILSAGGDICLSAAPHIRCPVLLINGDGEKNNLPQDVQRLATAIPNCQLVFVANSGHTIQEDQPAELMRLIRAFLERV; encoded by the coding sequence ATGCTTAGACAAGTTACGCTACGTGATGGAGCAATTATCGCATATCACGATGTAGGGAGTGGCTTACCGCTCTTGCTTATGCACGGTTTTACCGGCACAGCGCGCAGTCACTTGGGCTTGCTTATCGATGAACTCAGCCCGGATTATCGGATCATCGCCCCCGATCTACGTGGCTATGGTGCCAGTCGGCCACCGAATCGCAATTTTCCACCCGACTTCTACCAGCGCGACGCAGATGATATGGCCGAACTGCTCGATATGCTACGGCCAGAACCGGTGGTTGTGATGGGGTTTAGCGATGGTGCTGAGAGTGCATTACTTCTCGCAGCACGGCGTCCTGATTTGGTGCGTGGGGTAGTGGCGTGGGGCGTCTCTGGTGTGATCAGTCAGGCCATGGTTGACGCTGTGCAAGACTGGTTACCAGTCTCAGCCTGGGGTGAGCAACGGGCAGCCTGGCGAGACGAGATTATTGCATTACACGGTCGCGAACAACTCGAACCAATGATAGAGGGTTGGGTACGGGCAGCCGAGGCCATTCTGTCCGCCGGTGGTGATATTTGCTTGAGTGCAGCACCTCATATTCGCTGTCCGGTGTTACTCATTAATGGTGATGGCGAAAAGAATAACTTACCGCAGGATGTGCAACGTCTAGCTACCGCCATTCCCAATTGCCAACTAGTGTTCGTTGCCAATAGTGGTCACACCATTCAAGAAGATCAACCTGCTGAATTGATGCGACTGATCAGAGCTTTCTTAGAGCGTGTTTGA
- the lysS gene encoding lysine--tRNA ligase — MELNDLQAQRAAKLDQLRAAGLDPYPPRCQRSHTIGEVLTAFDELAANATPLTLAGRIIGARRIMGKIAFAHIEDGSGEIQLWLSRADVGDEWFDRFRDQLDTFDIVQASGVLRRTKTGERSLFVRELAILAKAINPPPEKWAGLQDVEERHRQRYLDLIVNRDRRDIFRARARIISTMRRVLDERGFLEVETPVLQPLYGGAAARPFITYHNALGQNLYLRIATELYLKRLIVGGFPGVYEIGKNFRNEGVDRSHNPEFTMMECYQAYADYHAMMTLVEEMLSEICLAVHGTTTIIYQGRELDFRPPWPRIAMATAIADRTGIDITQLTDLATLQAAIADSGLRVERKASWAKQVDELFSEFVQPHLFQPTFIIDYPVAMSPLAKRIPDRPDFTERFEAFIAGMEIGNAFTELNDPFDQEERFREQLRAFAAGDEEAHQMDEDFINALCYGMPPTGGLGIGIDRLVMVLTDQSNIREVILFPHLRERSD; from the coding sequence ATGGAATTAAACGATTTACAGGCCCAACGTGCCGCAAAACTCGATCAGTTGCGTGCGGCTGGCCTTGATCCCTACCCACCTCGCTGCCAGCGTAGCCATACGATTGGGGAAGTGCTCACCGCTTTTGATGAACTGGCAGCTAACGCTACACCACTGACACTGGCGGGGCGGATCATTGGCGCCCGCCGAATTATGGGTAAGATCGCTTTTGCGCATATTGAAGATGGAAGCGGTGAAATTCAGCTCTGGTTGAGTCGCGCCGATGTAGGCGATGAATGGTTTGACCGTTTTCGCGACCAGCTTGATACGTTTGATATTGTGCAGGCCAGCGGTGTCCTTCGCCGTACTAAAACCGGCGAGCGGTCACTGTTTGTCCGTGAACTGGCAATCTTGGCCAAGGCGATCAATCCACCACCGGAAAAATGGGCCGGTCTACAAGACGTTGAAGAACGGCATCGTCAACGCTACCTCGACTTGATCGTCAATCGCGACCGCCGCGACATTTTTCGTGCTCGCGCCCGGATTATCAGCACGATGCGGCGTGTTCTTGATGAACGCGGCTTTCTCGAAGTCGAAACCCCAGTTTTGCAACCACTTTACGGCGGTGCTGCCGCTCGCCCGTTTATCACCTATCATAATGCGCTCGGCCAAAACCTTTATCTGCGCATTGCGACCGAACTCTATCTCAAGCGATTGATCGTCGGTGGCTTCCCTGGCGTGTACGAAATTGGCAAGAACTTTCGGAATGAGGGCGTAGATCGGTCGCATAACCCTGAATTTACGATGATGGAGTGTTATCAGGCGTATGCAGATTATCACGCCATGATGACCCTCGTTGAAGAGATGCTGAGCGAAATCTGTCTAGCCGTACACGGTACTACAACAATAATCTATCAGGGACGCGAACTCGACTTTCGTCCACCGTGGCCACGGATTGCAATGGCGACGGCTATTGCCGATCGTACCGGCATTGATATTACGCAACTGACCGATCTCGCTACCCTCCAGGCAGCTATCGCCGATAGCGGGCTGAGGGTCGAGCGCAAAGCGTCGTGGGCCAAACAGGTTGACGAACTCTTCTCTGAGTTTGTGCAACCACATCTCTTCCAGCCAACGTTTATCATCGACTATCCGGTAGCGATGTCGCCCCTCGCCAAGCGGATACCTGACCGTCCCGACTTTACCGAACGGTTTGAGGCCTTCATTGCCGGAATGGAGATCGGAAACGCTTTTACCGAACTGAACGATCCATTCGATCAAGAAGAGCGCTTCCGTGAACAATTGCGCGCATTCGCTGCCGGTGACGAAGAGGCTCATCAAATGGACGAAGATTTTATTAACGCTCTCTGCTACGGTATGCCACCGACCGGCGGCTTGGGCATCGGTATTGACCGATTGGTCATGGTACTGACCGACCAATCAAACATCCGCGAAGTGATTCTCTTTCCACATTTGCGGGAACGATCCGATTGA
- a CDS encoding sorbosone dehydrogenase family protein, which yields MTAIDPATFDYALERIADGFARPTHLTHAGDGSGRLFVVEQAGQIWILHNGKRLSTPFLDIRERVGSRGNEQGLLSVAFHPQFAANGRFFVNYTNTRGDTVVAEYRVSNNPDQADPTSARELLRIEQPAANHNGGLLLFGPDGYLYIGTGDGGGAGDPINAGQRLDTLLGKLLRIDVDNGQPYAIPPDNPFVGLADALPEIWAYGLRNPWRFTFDPVRELIFIADVGQNALEEVNVASAQAGGLNYGWRLMEGNQCYRSANCNPTGLVLPVAVYGRDSASGGCSVTGGEVYRGGRQPLLNGVYFYADFCTGNLWALWADADGESWPHALVSRVNIQTTSFGLDEAGEMYLLDRSGGVYRLVASARQAR from the coding sequence ATGACAGCCATTGATCCAGCGACATTTGATTATGCGCTTGAGCGTATCGCTGATGGCTTTGCGCGTCCGACTCATCTCACCCACGCTGGTGATGGAAGCGGACGGTTGTTTGTAGTTGAGCAGGCCGGTCAAATTTGGATTTTGCACAACGGCAAACGATTGTCAACTCCATTCCTCGATATTCGTGAACGGGTAGGATCACGTGGCAATGAACAGGGATTGCTCAGCGTTGCATTTCATCCTCAGTTTGCCGCAAACGGTCGGTTCTTCGTCAATTACACCAACACCAGAGGCGATACGGTTGTCGCCGAATATCGCGTTAGCAATAATCCCGATCAGGCCGATCCAACGAGTGCTCGTGAGTTATTACGTATCGAGCAGCCTGCCGCGAATCATAATGGAGGCTTGTTACTGTTTGGCCCTGATGGCTACCTCTACATTGGCACCGGTGATGGTGGTGGGGCCGGCGATCCGATCAATGCTGGACAGCGGCTAGACACACTTCTGGGCAAGTTACTGAGAATCGATGTAGACAATGGTCAGCCGTATGCGATCCCACCCGATAATCCTTTCGTTGGATTGGCTGACGCTTTGCCAGAAATTTGGGCCTACGGGTTGCGCAACCCCTGGCGCTTTACTTTCGATCCGGTGCGTGAGCTGATTTTCATCGCTGACGTTGGACAGAATGCGTTGGAAGAGGTCAACGTCGCTTCGGCTCAGGCAGGCGGTTTGAATTATGGCTGGCGGCTAATGGAGGGTAACCAGTGCTATCGATCAGCAAACTGCAATCCAACCGGTCTGGTTTTGCCGGTAGCGGTGTATGGACGCGATAGTGCTTCTGGTGGCTGTTCGGTGACCGGCGGTGAAGTGTATCGCGGTGGGCGTCAACCACTGCTGAACGGTGTCTATTTTTATGCTGATTTTTGTACCGGTAATCTGTGGGCGCTCTGGGCCGACGCTGATGGAGAATCGTGGCCACATGCGCTGGTTTCCCGCGTGAATATTCAAACGACATCGTTTGGGTTAGACGAGGCAGGAGAAATGTATTTGCTTGACCGTTCTGGAGGAGTGTACCGGCTGGTTGCCTCTGCACGCCAGGCCAGGTAA
- a CDS encoding Crp/Fnr family transcriptional regulator codes for MTIEDLRAIPLFASLDEATLADTARRVQIYHYRAGQYIIHEDQPAHAIFFVVRGRVRLSRTAPDGREQVLAMVGPGEYFNAVPIFDGGASPASARAMSQVTCLLLARDDLLMLIRKHPDLALAALSDLAGQLRELVMLVEDLAFRSVRARLARLLLAEAAEGTAEVTQQELAERTGTVREIAGRALRRMAEERLVKLERGRVIVLDRTRLAKVAEE; via the coding sequence ATGACCATAGAAGACTTGCGTGCCATTCCGTTGTTCGCCAGTCTTGATGAGGCAACGCTAGCCGATACTGCTCGCCGGGTACAAATCTACCACTATCGAGCTGGTCAATATATCATACACGAAGATCAACCTGCTCATGCTATCTTCTTTGTCGTTCGTGGTCGAGTACGGCTGTCACGCACTGCCCCTGATGGCCGCGAGCAGGTATTGGCCATGGTTGGGCCAGGTGAATACTTCAATGCCGTACCAATCTTCGATGGAGGGGCGAGTCCGGCGTCAGCACGGGCAATGAGTCAGGTTACATGTCTGTTACTGGCACGCGATGATCTGCTGATGCTCATTCGCAAACACCCCGATTTGGCACTGGCCGCCCTCTCTGATCTAGCCGGTCAATTACGCGAGCTGGTGATGCTGGTCGAAGACCTGGCCTTCCGTTCGGTACGCGCACGTCTGGCGCGATTATTACTGGCCGAAGCTGCTGAAGGAACTGCTGAAGTGACGCAGCAAGAGCTGGCAGAACGTACCGGCACCGTGCGTGAGATTGCCGGGCGAGCGCTACGCCGAATGGCCGAGGAACGCCTAGTAAAATTAGAGCGCGGGCGAGTCATCGTACTAGATCGAACGCGGCTGGCGAAAGTGGCAGAAGAATAA